Below is a window of Acetonema longum DSM 6540 DNA.
GAACATCTATGCGAGGAAGAACTGGATAAGGAGTCAACCTGTGCAAAATTTGCACAGGTTCAAATAAAAGCTAATCGTGAGGTTTCGACAGGAGGTAAACTATGCCCAGACCTGCAGCCAAGCCGGACTTGATCAAGGCGGCTAACGAACAATTTGAGAAGATGTGGAAGCTCATCGGCTCTATGACAAACGACGGGCAGAACGCAGCGTTCAATTTCGGCGACGATATCGGCACAGAAGCGCACTGGAAACGCGATAAAAATCTGCGTGACGTGCTTGTCCATCTGTATGAATGGCACCAGTTGCTGCTGGACTGGGTGAACGCCAACCGGAGCGGCAAAGCAAAGTCGTTTTTGCCCGCGCCTTACAACTGGAGAACATACGGTGATATGAACGTGGAGTTTTGGAAGAAACACCAGTCCACACCTTATGAGACATCCAAGGAGATGCTCC
It encodes the following:
- a CDS encoding ClbS/DfsB family four-helix bundle protein; this encodes MPRPAAKPDLIKAANEQFEKMWKLIGSMTNDGQNAAFNFGDDIGTEAHWKRDKNLRDVLVHLYEWHQLLLDWVNANRSGKAKSFLPAPYNWRTYGDMNVEFWKKHQSTPYETSKEMLRESHEKVMVLIDGFSNEELFEKGCLPWAGTSTLGSYCVSETSSHYDWAIKKIKAHIKTYKAS